One part of the Chthoniobacterales bacterium genome encodes these proteins:
- a CDS encoding DNA glycosylase: MPEIPCPTFDLAKTLESGQVFHWFRDGDTFSGLIGRELVTLRQSGDVLDITEGRPETVARYFALDHPLLEIEGTFPTDTPMTAAVEFCRGLRILRQEPWECLATFITSALKQVPHIRQISLDLRRRYGEKITGEFHAYPEPAALADAGEAALRESRLGFRAKNLAGAARMIADGEIDLESLRSLPTAELRRELCRLPGVGEKVANCVLLFAYERLEAFPIDVWIERVLRELYFAKKRKVTSQRLRHFSATHFGPYAGYAQQYLFHHARLTMKKRPSK, translated from the coding sequence GTGCCTGAAATTCCCTGCCCGACATTCGATCTCGCGAAGACGCTGGAGTCGGGGCAGGTCTTCCACTGGTTTCGCGACGGCGACACATTTTCCGGCCTGATCGGACGCGAACTCGTCACGCTGCGTCAGTCGGGCGACGTCCTCGATATCACTGAAGGTCGCCCGGAAACCGTCGCGCGGTATTTCGCGCTCGATCATCCGCTGCTGGAAATCGAGGGAACTTTTCCGACGGATACCCCGATGACGGCGGCGGTGGAATTTTGTCGCGGACTCCGCATTTTGCGTCAGGAACCGTGGGAATGCCTCGCGACTTTCATCACCTCGGCACTGAAACAAGTGCCGCACATCCGGCAAATCTCGCTCGACCTGCGCCGCCGTTACGGAGAAAAAATCACAGGCGAGTTCCATGCGTATCCAGAGCCCGCCGCCTTGGCGGACGCTGGGGAAGCCGCCCTGCGCGAGTCGCGCCTGGGCTTCCGGGCGAAGAATCTAGCCGGAGCCGCCCGCATGATTGCGGATGGAGAAATCGACTTGGAAAGCCTGCGCTCGCTGCCCACGGCGGAGTTGCGCCGGGAACTGTGCCGATTGCCCGGGGTGGGGGAGAAAGTGGCAAACTGCGTGCTGCTTTTCGCCTACGAACGATTGGAGGCATTTCCCATCGATGTGTGGATCGAGCGCGTTTTGCGGGAGTTGTATTTCGCGAAAAAGCGAAAAGTGACTTCGCAGCGACTGCGCCATTTCTCCGCGACTCACTTCGGGCCGTATGCCGGTTACGCGCAGCAATATCTGTTTCATCACGCCCGGCTGACCATGAAAAAACGTCCATCGAAATGA
- a CDS encoding 2-phosphosulfolactate phosphatase yields the protein MKVAAVLTPAEIDQLPKSDLTRITAVVFDVLRATSTMTTALESGASAIYPAKDIAEAHAFRAKYPHALLGGERHGEKIEGFDLGNSPLEYRDLAGREIISTTTNGTIALRAVAHAQTVIAGALLNIRAVANYLATHPPEELLLVCAGTGRDFAIEDGLAAGALLSELTFDFHSDDAAKMLLALWRSHASDPFAALADSRNGRRLIERGRSAEVEWCSQVSVCATAGILSGEALRP from the coding sequence ATGAAAGTCGCCGCTGTCCTCACGCCCGCCGAAATCGACCAATTGCCCAAGTCGGATCTAACTCGAATCACCGCCGTCGTCTTCGATGTTTTGCGGGCGACCTCGACCATGACGACCGCCCTGGAGTCGGGTGCGAGTGCGATCTATCCGGCGAAGGACATCGCCGAGGCGCACGCTTTTCGGGCGAAATATCCGCACGCGCTGCTCGGCGGCGAACGGCATGGGGAGAAAATCGAAGGCTTCGACCTGGGCAATTCTCCCCTCGAATACCGTGACCTCGCGGGCCGGGAAATCATCAGCACCACGACCAACGGCACCATCGCCCTGCGCGCCGTGGCTCATGCGCAAACGGTGATCGCTGGTGCGCTCTTGAATATCCGCGCTGTCGCCAACTATCTGGCGACGCATCCGCCGGAAGAGTTGCTGCTCGTTTGCGCGGGCACGGGTCGCGATTTTGCCATCGAGGACGGACTCGCCGCCGGCGCGCTGCTGAGCGAGCTGACATTCGACTTCCATTCCGATGACGCCGCAAAAATGCTCCTCGCGCTTTGGCGTTCGCACGCCAGCGATCCGTTTGCCGCGCTGGCCGACTCGCGAAACGGGCGCCGCCTGATCGAACGCGGCCGCAGCGCCGAAGTCGAATGGTGCTCGCAAGTAAGCGTTTGCGCAACGGCCGGCATCCTGTCTGGCGAGGCGTTGCGCCCGTGA
- a CDS encoding MotA/TolQ/ExbB proton channel family protein, whose amino-acid sequence MTTHHFLAFSLESAFHLVKQGGFFMILLIICSVASFAVIGLRAFALRRSAVLPSIIENEIQRLQPGDNPQRISRLVKGDPAALARVAVVALDHLKWPKSENVEAVQTRARHEIVRLEAGLVVLEIVVGISPLLGLLGAVSGLVHVFSNIGTGATSTGDLSGIASGISEALSTTIVGLGIAVPSLVAFSYFSRKIENMSVEMESIIAELLGKCYSQKPRLGLTEPRKSVGPTPGLDDPS is encoded by the coding sequence ATGACCACGCACCACTTTCTCGCATTTTCCCTCGAATCGGCCTTTCACCTGGTCAAACAGGGCGGGTTTTTCATGATCCTGCTCATCATTTGCTCGGTCGCGTCATTTGCGGTGATCGGGCTGCGGGCGTTTGCCTTGCGTCGGAGCGCGGTGCTGCCGTCGATCATCGAAAACGAAATCCAGCGCCTGCAACCCGGCGACAATCCGCAGCGCATCTCGCGCTTGGTGAAAGGCGATCCAGCGGCCTTGGCTCGAGTCGCGGTCGTGGCGCTCGATCATTTGAAATGGCCCAAGTCGGAGAACGTCGAGGCCGTGCAAACGCGGGCGCGCCATGAAATCGTCCGGCTCGAAGCGGGCCTCGTCGTGCTGGAAATCGTCGTCGGCATTTCACCCTTACTCGGATTGCTCGGAGCCGTCTCCGGGCTCGTGCATGTGTTTTCCAACATCGGAACCGGCGCCACTTCCACGGGAGATCTGAGTGGCATAGCGTCGGGCATTTCCGAGGCATTGAGCACCACGATTGTCGGTCTCGGGATTGCGGTTCCGAGTCTGGTGGCGTTCTCTTATTTCTCCCGCAAGATCGAAAACATGTCGGTCGAAATGGAGTCGATCATCGCCGAATTGCTCGGGAAATGTTACTCGCAAAAACCCCGGCTCGGTCTCACTGAACCTCGTAAATCTGTCGGACCCACACCCGGTTTGGACGATCCATCATGA
- a CDS encoding biopolymer transporter ExbD — MRFYARKKRMPVIIIVSLIDIFAILLMFFIVTTTFKSKQSELTINLPESKQAREAANPTDPLLLAITAEEKMQLDERPIASLQELTAAIRERNPSRPLALRADKKASFGFILKVMDALKEAGIKNLPAFTQTQEK, encoded by the coding sequence ATGAGATTCTACGCCCGCAAAAAGCGGATGCCAGTCATCATCATCGTCTCGCTGATCGATATTTTCGCGATCTTGCTGATGTTTTTTATCGTGACGACCACGTTCAAGTCGAAGCAGTCGGAACTCACGATCAACCTGCCCGAATCCAAGCAAGCTCGAGAGGCGGCGAACCCGACCGATCCGCTTCTGCTGGCGATCACTGCCGAGGAAAAGATGCAACTCGACGAGCGGCCCATCGCTTCGCTGCAAGAGCTGACCGCCGCCATTCGTGAGCGGAATCCAAGTCGCCCGCTGGCGTTGCGCGCGGACAAAAAAGCGTCCTTCGGATTCATCCTTAAAGTCATGGACGCCCTCAAGGAAGCTGGGATAAAAAATCTCCCCGCCTTCACTCAAACCCAGGAAAAATAG
- the def gene encoding peptide deformylase has protein sequence MVLPIVKYGHPVLRAKGKEVHEVTPAIRKLAQDMLETMVAAEGVGLAAQQIGQAIQLTVIDVHDSEERPSSMHIAGKPVKLADHMPLVLLNPKLEFTKETESGQEGCLSFPEMSASITRPAGVSVTAKGLDGQEIRFSATGLLARAVQHETDHLHGVLFIDRMSSASRASLAGKLKRLQRA, from the coding sequence ATGGTCCTCCCGATTGTTAAATATGGACATCCCGTGCTCCGCGCCAAAGGCAAGGAAGTCCACGAAGTCACCCCGGCTATCCGCAAGCTGGCGCAGGACATGTTGGAAACGATGGTCGCTGCCGAGGGTGTCGGTCTGGCCGCGCAACAAATCGGGCAGGCAATTCAATTAACCGTTATTGACGTGCATGATTCCGAGGAACGGCCGAGTTCCATGCATATCGCCGGCAAACCGGTGAAACTGGCCGATCACATGCCGTTGGTTTTGCTGAATCCAAAACTGGAATTCACCAAAGAAACCGAGTCGGGCCAGGAAGGCTGCCTCAGTTTTCCAGAGATGAGCGCCAGCATCACGCGTCCCGCCGGAGTGAGCGTGACGGCCAAGGGCTTGGACGGGCAGGAAATCCGTTTTTCGGCGACTGGATTGTTGGCGCGCGCGGTGCAGCACGAGACGGATCATTTGCATGGCGTCCTCTTTATCGACCGGATGTCGTCTGCCAGCCGTGCAAGTCTGGCCGGCAAGCTCAAGCGACTGCAACGCGCCTGA
- the purB gene encoding adenylosuccinate lyase, with product MIDRYSTSRMRDLWAEERKFSFWLEIETLACEGMAAIGQIPASDAAEIRAKGRFDLAEILEIEKRTNHDVIAFLENVASYVGPSARWIHQGLTSSDILDTTLAAQMLQSCDFLLEALSKLRVVIAKRALEFKDTPMIGRSHGIHAEPITFGLKLALMHDEFGRSIERLEQTRERVRVGKLSGAVGTHAHLDPRVETYVCEKMGLKAATLSTQVVQRDRHAEFMTTLALIASSIDRWATEFRHLQRTEVLEAEEYFSPGQKGSSAMPHKRNPITGERLSGLARVIRGNAVAALENVALWHERDISHSSVERIILPDSCNLLDYMLLKLTSLVEKLLVYPDNMDRNLRITKGLYFSQSVLLELTKKGLDRKAAYEAVQRAAMKTWQGTVSLQDNLEAEPEISRVMTRQEIDDVCSLDRHFAHNDATFKALGLE from the coding sequence GTGATTGACCGTTATTCCACTTCCCGTATGCGCGACCTCTGGGCTGAGGAGCGCAAATTTTCCTTCTGGCTCGAAATCGAAACCCTTGCTTGTGAGGGTATGGCCGCCATAGGCCAGATTCCCGCTTCCGACGCCGCTGAGATCCGCGCCAAAGGCCGTTTTGATCTCGCGGAGATTCTCGAAATCGAAAAGCGTACTAACCACGACGTCATCGCGTTTCTGGAAAACGTCGCCTCCTATGTCGGGCCATCCGCCCGCTGGATTCATCAGGGGCTGACCTCGTCCGACATTCTCGACACCACGCTCGCGGCTCAGATGCTGCAATCGTGCGATTTTCTCCTCGAAGCGCTAAGCAAACTACGCGTCGTCATCGCCAAACGCGCCCTGGAGTTCAAGGACACTCCGATGATCGGCCGCAGCCACGGCATCCATGCGGAGCCGATTACGTTCGGACTCAAACTCGCGCTGATGCACGATGAATTTGGCCGCTCCATTGAGCGTCTCGAACAAACCCGCGAACGTGTCCGCGTCGGCAAACTCAGCGGTGCCGTCGGCACCCACGCGCACCTCGATCCGCGTGTGGAAACCTATGTTTGCGAAAAAATGGGGCTCAAAGCCGCCACGCTTTCCACCCAAGTCGTCCAACGCGACCGCCACGCCGAGTTCATGACCACGCTTGCGCTGATCGCGTCGAGCATTGACCGTTGGGCCACGGAATTTCGCCATTTGCAGCGCACCGAAGTTCTCGAAGCCGAGGAATATTTCAGCCCCGGTCAGAAGGGCAGTTCCGCCATGCCGCACAAGCGCAACCCGATCACCGGCGAACGTCTTTCCGGTCTCGCCCGCGTCATTCGAGGCAATGCCGTCGCCGCTCTCGAAAACGTAGCCCTCTGGCACGAGCGCGACATTTCCCACAGCAGCGTCGAGCGCATCATCCTGCCCGATTCCTGCAATTTGCTCGACTACATGCTGCTCAAACTCACCTCGCTCGTGGAAAAATTGCTCGTTTATCCCGACAACATGGATCGCAATCTGCGCATCACAAAAGGCCTCTATTTTTCCCAAAGCGTGTTGCTGGAACTGACCAAAAAAGGCCTCGACCGCAAGGCCGCCTACGAAGCCGTGCAACGCGCCGCGATGAAGACCTGGCAGGGAACCGTGAGCCTGCAGGACAACCTCGAAGCCGAGCCCGAGATCAGCCGGGTCATGACGCGTCAGGAAATCGACGACGTCTGCTCGCTCGACCGGCATTTCGCCCACAACGATGCGACTTTCAAAGCATTGGGACTCGAATGA
- a CDS encoding polysaccharide deacetylase family protein, protein MRHLLILAFVFLAVLGGCKRQPAPKKTEPSPTPIATPAATPTPSPTATPTPVSIANKDARLIVLCYHRFEDRPKDSLAIKPSEFEAQMAELKANNITVIGMQDFLAWRRNEKAMPVKAAVITIDDGYLSGYKVAWPILKKFGFPFTMFVYTNYIKGGPNSGGQSMSWEQLAEMRDAGVDIQSHTVSHADLRMKKAHPADYDKWLDSELGDSKRIIENQLGIQVKALAYPYGLHNEIVRAAGLKAGYEALFTVYGQTIGWGVPAETIGRYAIESTHPQIFATAIKFQGGPVQAATADAPVQAQVPSMITEPQNGSTINEALPLVRANLATMGELDPTSIEMWISGFGLVPSVYDPATKMVSYQITRKLHPDFYKVIVSGRVKGKKVETQWSFTYAK, encoded by the coding sequence ATGCGGCACCTCCTCATTCTCGCCTTCGTTTTTCTCGCTGTCCTCGGTGGTTGCAAACGCCAGCCAGCTCCGAAAAAAACTGAGCCAAGTCCGACTCCGATCGCAACTCCCGCTGCAACGCCGACGCCGTCGCCCACGGCCACGCCGACTCCGGTTTCCATCGCGAACAAAGATGCGCGACTCATCGTCCTTTGCTATCACCGCTTTGAGGATCGGCCAAAGGATTCCCTCGCCATCAAGCCCTCGGAATTCGAGGCGCAAATGGCCGAGCTGAAGGCGAATAACATCACCGTCATCGGCATGCAGGATTTTCTCGCCTGGCGTCGCAATGAAAAGGCGATGCCAGTCAAGGCAGCGGTCATCACCATCGACGACGGCTACCTCTCCGGCTACAAAGTCGCCTGGCCCATACTTAAGAAATTTGGCTTCCCATTTACGATGTTCGTTTACACGAACTACATCAAAGGCGGCCCGAACTCTGGCGGACAATCCATGTCGTGGGAGCAGCTCGCGGAAATGCGCGACGCGGGCGTGGACATCCAGAGTCACACCGTTTCTCACGCCGATTTACGGATGAAAAAAGCCCACCCGGCCGACTACGACAAATGGCTCGACTCCGAACTCGGCGACTCCAAGCGCATCATCGAAAACCAGCTCGGCATCCAAGTCAAAGCGCTCGCGTATCCTTACGGATTGCACAATGAAATCGTGCGCGCAGCCGGTCTGAAGGCCGGTTACGAGGCACTCTTCACCGTCTATGGACAAACCATCGGCTGGGGCGTTCCCGCCGAGACGATTGGCAGGTACGCCATTGAATCGACGCACCCGCAGATCTTCGCGACCGCGATCAAATTCCAAGGTGGCCCGGTGCAGGCGGCGACGGCAGATGCTCCCGTGCAGGCCCAGGTTCCATCCATGATCACCGAGCCGCAAAATGGCTCGACCATCAACGAGGCTTTGCCGCTCGTTCGCGCCAATCTCGCCACCATGGGCGAACTTGATCCGACTTCCATCGAAATGTGGATCAGCGGCTTCGGACTCGTCCCGTCGGTTTACGATCCGGCGACGAAAATGGTCAGCTACCAGATTACCCGCAAACTCCACCCGGATTTTTACAAGGTGATCGTTTCCGGCCGCGTGAAGGGCAAAAAAGTCGAAACCCAGTGGAGTTTCACCTACGCGAAGTAG
- a CDS encoding NIL domain-containing protein, translating into MATEKKRFWLDFPGDLVTQPIVYELVTRFGLITNIRQASVSHDAGVMSLEVEGERTKIAEAIQWLEQTGIKVEPLEINVIEG; encoded by the coding sequence ATGGCCACCGAAAAAAAACGTTTCTGGCTCGATTTCCCGGGTGACCTGGTCACGCAGCCGATCGTCTATGAATTGGTCACGCGCTTCGGCTTGATCACGAATATCCGCCAGGCCTCGGTCAGCCACGATGCGGGCGTGATGTCATTGGAAGTCGAAGGCGAACGCACCAAAATCGCCGAGGCGATTCAGTGGCTCGAGCAGACTGGAATCAAAGTCGAGCCGCTCGAGATCAACGTCATCGAAGGCTAA
- a CDS encoding ubiquitin-like small modifier protein 1, producing MPTNIRIPTPLRRLTNEQEVVQAEGATVQALLDDLESNFPGLKERICDEAGKIRRFVNVYLNDEDIRFLQENETAVKEGDEISIVPAIAGG from the coding sequence ATGCCCACTAACATCCGTATTCCCACACCCCTTCGCCGTCTGACCAATGAACAGGAAGTCGTCCAGGCCGAAGGTGCCACCGTGCAGGCTTTGCTCGACGACTTGGAGTCGAATTTCCCCGGCTTGAAGGAGCGCATCTGCGACGAGGCTGGAAAAATCCGCCGCTTTGTGAACGTCTATCTCAACGACGAGGACATCCGTTTTCTCCAGGAAAATGAGACCGCCGTCAAAGAGGGCGACGAAATCAGTATCGTTCCCGCGATTGCAGGAGGTTAG
- the thrC gene encoding threonine synthase has translation METTSYFSNLKCRECGRLYPKQAIHICEYDFGPLEAAYDYEAIGKVLNRQVIESRPQSMWRYRELLPIDGLPTVGEQVGFTPLVSAPRLAKALGIKELYIKNDTVNYPTLSFKDRVVSVALSRAKELGFKIVACASTGNLANSVAANAASAGLESYVLIPADLEQGKVLGSLVYGTNVIGIHGAYDQVNRLCSEIAGKYGWGFVNVNLRPYYAEGSKSMGFEIAEQLGWKLPRHTVAPMASGSLLTKIHKAYKEFIQLGIIDETPYSIHGAQAAGCGPISAAMKINSDIVKPVAKPDTIVKSLAIGTPADGYYAIKSMRETGGSAEDCTDAEVVEGIKLLAEMTGIFAETAGGVTVACAKKLIASGKIPASESAVLCITGHGLKTQEAIIGKCGEPRLINPSLREFDELIGKELATR, from the coding sequence ATGGAAACCACATCTTATTTCTCCAACCTGAAATGTCGCGAGTGCGGACGGCTTTATCCGAAGCAGGCAATCCACATTTGCGAATACGATTTCGGCCCGCTCGAAGCCGCTTACGACTACGAGGCAATCGGCAAAGTCCTCAACCGGCAAGTCATTGAATCTCGCCCGCAATCCATGTGGCGCTACCGGGAGTTGCTCCCGATTGACGGGCTCCCGACTGTCGGCGAACAAGTGGGGTTTACGCCGCTCGTTTCCGCGCCGCGTCTCGCCAAGGCGCTCGGCATCAAGGAGTTATACATCAAGAACGACACCGTTAATTATCCGACCTTGTCCTTCAAGGATCGCGTGGTTTCCGTCGCACTCAGCCGCGCCAAGGAACTCGGATTCAAGATCGTCGCCTGCGCTTCCACGGGCAATCTGGCCAACTCCGTGGCCGCCAACGCCGCGTCCGCCGGGCTGGAAAGTTACGTCCTCATTCCTGCCGATCTGGAGCAGGGAAAAGTGCTCGGGTCGCTCGTTTACGGCACCAATGTCATCGGCATTCACGGTGCCTACGACCAAGTGAACCGCCTATGCTCCGAGATCGCCGGCAAATACGGCTGGGGTTTTGTGAACGTGAATTTGCGCCCTTATTACGCCGAGGGATCGAAGTCGATGGGCTTCGAGATCGCTGAGCAACTCGGCTGGAAATTACCGCGTCACACCGTCGCGCCAATGGCCAGCGGCTCGCTCCTCACGAAGATCCACAAGGCTTACAAGGAATTCATCCAGCTTGGAATCATCGACGAAACGCCGTATTCCATTCACGGCGCGCAGGCGGCGGGTTGCGGTCCAATCTCGGCGGCAATGAAGATCAATTCCGACATCGTCAAACCCGTGGCGAAGCCCGACACCATCGTGAAATCCCTCGCCATCGGCACTCCGGCGGACGGGTATTACGCGATCAAATCCATGAGGGAAACTGGAGGCAGCGCCGAGGATTGCACCGACGCGGAAGTCGTCGAGGGCATCAAACTGCTCGCCGAAATGACGGGTATTTTCGCCGAAACCGCCGGTGGCGTGACTGTCGCTTGTGCGAAGAAACTCATCGCCAGCGGCAAGATTCCAGCCAGCGAGAGCGCCGTGCTTTGCATCACCGGCCACGGCCTCAAAACTCAGGAAGCCATCATTGGAAAATGCGGCGAACCGCGCCTCATCAATCCGTCACTCCGCGAGTTCGATGAACTTATTGGCAAAGAACTCGCCACCCGCTAA
- a CDS encoding response regulator: MASPVNILLVDDDLKNLMVLETILDSPEYRLIKATTADETLMTLMNEECAAIVMDVKMPDMSGIELAQLIKQRKKTQHIPILFLTAHYYEDEHIVLGYGAGAVDYITKPVNPAIVRSKIGVFVDLFRKTTALVAANEELAIKNEELLKNADDRARRIDAEAARAEAEAANSAKDRFLAMLSHELRTPLSPVLHAVALIEEEGCPPNIREMIETIRRNVQLEARLIDDLLDLARIRNGKLQLHMEDVEVHDLLRRAVQICEPEIKLRELTLQIDFNASDTRLQADPARLQQIFWNLINNAIKFTPAGGTIHLTTEASQGTIRVSFQDSGIGISEDRVGKIFDAFEQVHGNQSQGLGLGLAICRALAEMHGGTIEASSSGENTGSLFTVQLPLSHSAQTPLKTDSPTPTQAAAPLRILLVEDHGDTAMILKRLLVKRGHQVQAAETVAQALKTMRESEFDVLVSDIGLPDGRGLDLMPPFLESASGRPVAGIALSGYGMPEDIERSREAGFADHLTKPVDISRLQKSLALMSDGLFSNPKNGSH, translated from the coding sequence ATGGCCAGCCCTGTAAACATTCTTCTCGTCGATGATGACCTCAAGAACCTGATGGTTCTGGAGACGATTCTGGATTCTCCAGAATATCGGTTGATCAAGGCGACGACTGCCGACGAGACGCTGATGACGCTGATGAACGAGGAGTGCGCAGCCATCGTAATGGACGTAAAAATGCCCGACATGAGCGGCATCGAACTCGCCCAGCTCATCAAGCAGCGAAAGAAAACGCAGCACATCCCGATTCTGTTTCTCACGGCGCATTATTACGAGGACGAGCACATCGTTCTCGGCTACGGCGCGGGTGCGGTGGATTACATTACCAAGCCGGTGAACCCTGCGATTGTGCGCTCGAAGATCGGCGTTTTCGTGGATCTTTTTCGCAAAACCACCGCGCTCGTCGCCGCCAACGAGGAACTTGCGATCAAGAACGAGGAGCTTCTCAAAAATGCCGACGACCGCGCCCGGCGCATCGACGCCGAGGCTGCCCGGGCCGAGGCCGAGGCCGCCAACAGCGCGAAGGATCGTTTTCTCGCGATGCTTTCCCATGAGCTGCGGACGCCGCTCTCGCCTGTTCTGCACGCAGTCGCCTTGATCGAGGAGGAAGGCTGCCCGCCAAACATCCGCGAAATGATTGAAACCATTCGGCGCAATGTGCAGCTCGAGGCGCGGTTGATCGACGATTTGCTCGATCTCGCCCGCATTCGCAATGGCAAGCTCCAACTCCACATGGAGGACGTCGAGGTTCACGATCTCCTGCGCCGCGCGGTGCAAATTTGCGAACCCGAGATCAAGCTGCGCGAGCTCACGCTCCAGATCGATTTCAATGCGAGCGACACCCGGTTGCAGGCCGATCCGGCGCGCTTGCAGCAGATTTTTTGGAACCTGATCAACAACGCCATCAAATTCACCCCCGCCGGCGGCACCATTCATCTCACCACAGAGGCGAGTCAGGGCACCATCCGTGTCTCGTTCCAAGATTCCGGCATCGGTATTTCGGAGGATCGCGTGGGGAAAATTTTCGACGCCTTCGAGCAAGTTCACGGCAATCAATCCCAAGGTCTCGGCCTAGGTCTGGCAATCTGCCGTGCGCTCGCTGAAATGCACGGCGGCACCATTGAGGCGAGCAGCAGCGGCGAAAATACGGGCAGCCTGTTCACGGTGCAACTTCCCCTCTCCCATTCGGCTCAAACTCCGCTCAAAACCGACTCCCCCACCCCGACCCAAGCGGCGGCTCCCTTGCGGATTCTCCTCGTCGAGGATCACGGTGACACGGCGATGATTTTGAAACGACTCCTGGTCAAGCGCGGCCATCAAGTCCAAGCCGCCGAGACGGTCGCTCAGGCTCTAAAAACCATGCGAGAGTCTGAGTTCGATGTGCTCGTGAGTGACATCGGACTCCCCGACGGCCGTGGTCTCGACCTCATGCCGCCGTTTCTCGAATCTGCCTCCGGACGTCCCGTTGCGGGGATCGCGCTCAGCGGTTACGGCATGCCCGAGGACATCGAACGCAGCCGCGAGGCTGGTTTTGCCGATCACCTGACGAAACCCGTGGATATTTCGCGCCTGCAAAAATCTCTCGCCCTGATGAGCGACGGATTGTTTTCGAACCCGAAGAACGGCAGCCATTGA